AGGTGTCTTAGGCTTTATGTTTTCATGAGAATCCACCGACATGAATGATAGATCGAGATCTCTCACCAAATTTTGCCTATAGTTTACGGGAATTCCACTTAGCCAAGAAccggtcctcctcggctgcccacCTTCTCTGATGTGTGTGGCCCATGTGGAGCTTAACTGTGTCCTATGAAGACTCGATTCATCAGCTAATTTATTTCGTTCGTTGGCATGGTTATAGCGCCACTCACGTCCTGCCTTGCTTTATCCCAAGCGTCTTGCGGGATCCGGACATGGATCCGATTTGCATTGCGTGAACCATTGGTTTCACCGCCATTGCCTTCGGGTTGATGATCATTTGCCCGGGTGCCTTCGGGTGGGGCATGCCGCTCTCGGTTCTACCCATGGCGAGATCTTTAGGATTTACTATGGGGTTGTCGAGCTCATCAAATTCTTCCGATGTAGATTCCATGACCCGTCTACTATCAATTAACTTTCCTGATCCTGGAGTCGACGTTGTCGTCTAGTTCGTTATTGATGGTGTCCATCGAATCTGCGACTTGAAGTACTAGATCCGACAACAGCTCGCTTTTGTAGTCAGAGGAGACACTGCTGAAAGATTTGCGAGatcccataagcttgttgaagattcGATGTTGTTCATGGTGGTTGGGGGTGAGTTTACCTCTCTCGTGGAGCAGACAAAAAATGTCGATGTTGTAGTTGGCGCAGATTTCGCCGTCGACAGACCCGAACAGATCATATCGAAAGGCGGAGGTTACCTTGCTACCCGACGCGAAAGTCGAAGCTTCCGATCGTTAGATCCAACCCCCGGTTGAGGTTGCTGAAATCTGGTATAAGGGCAGGTGGGTGTGGAAGAAAGTCGATGGAGCCAAAACGGATCTGGCCGTCAGCGATCATCGAGTTGCTGCTTGGTGAAGAAGAAACCACTGAATTCATGATTCCAGCGCCAGATTTTCCACAAAcaacgccaattgacgaggggtaACCTCGGCAATGTCCATGGTTATGCACTAGGGTTTCATGGAAAGAGGTATGTTGCTGATTTCGTCGGCCTATCAGGCAAACAAGGTGGTCCGATGAATATGGATGAAGAACAATCTCGTCGTATTGGCTAGAATAAACCTAGGGTTACAACGATTGTGCCAGTAGGAAAAAAAAAAGGTGCCCTCCCCGGTGGCTCCTTGTAGCCTTTATATACTAGGCTAGGTCTCAGAGTCCAGTCCAGGTCAGTTACAACACAGAGACAAACTCCTAGTATGTCGGCTCTGACTTGCTCGTTCCGTCTAGTTCCTGGGCTTCAGGTGCTTCTAGGCCATGTATTTTGTGATGGGCCTTATGGGCTCCTTCAATCGACATGAAAGGTTGATCCGCCAGGTAAAATATTTACGGGTACTTTTATCTTATGTTGTCCAATATAATTTACAGGTATAGCCATCCATCATTGTAGAGACGATGGCGTAGGGGTGCGCTTCCATGAGGAAAGAGCCTGAGAGAGGAGGCGTTAGCTTCCAAAAGAGAGGGTAGGGACAAGGTATCAACCGCCACTTACAATGTGTAAATGACGGTGTGGAGGATTAGAAGTCCACGTGGTGGACAAGGGACGGTGGAGAGGATGTTGACAGTGGACAGTAGAAAAGGGGTTGAAGTATATAAAATTTAAAAATATCTCAATCCAAAATCAGACTATAATGTTGGACTCGAGTGCTTGACTTGGTGTGGGTCCCACAAAATGGGTAAAAGCTGATTTTTTTCGTCGCTGGTAGCATGGAAATTTGGTAGGGACCACGTGGAAAGAAAGAGGTTAAAGGAGACAACAACAAGGGATGACCTGACGGGAAATGGTGTAAAGATATTTCTTCCCTAGAGTTGGTGGCTTGTCCACAATTTGGAGAAACACATTTTGGTGTCGGCTAGTCGCAGAGACATTGATTTTCCGAGTGAAAATGTGAAAAAAAAACAAGTAAATAGTAAGGTTGTAAGATTGGATCTGATCGGTTTTCACCTTTATCGTATTCTACACTATATTTTTTCAGCAGGCTCATCCACGTCCCTTGGGTAAGACTTTGGACTTCATATTTGATACAGTGATTATGTAATTGAGCTATTGTTTAAGTGTGAACTCGGCAACTCACTGTCTACTAAATATGCTATATTAGCTTTGATATTTCGGATAAAAATTGAAGTATTCAGATAAAAATCAGCGGATTATCCTAAATAATTTTTGGATACGGATTTTTGGATGTTATTTGGCACACATATCCTATACCATATCTGGTGTGAAATTCGGAATCTGATATCCTTATCCATCGAATTCCTTGAAACCGATTTTTTTCGATAAAATTTAAACCGGATATGAATTCTGTAAAACAGATTCAGAAACAAATACTCCTTTACATCCCTAGTAAATAGTGAGGAGGGAGTAGGAGGAAGAGAAGAGCAACGGGAGAAAAAGAACAATGTTCGGGTTAGTGTCCGCCGCGAGCAACTGCATAGAACGTTTGCGTCACTTGACAAGCGATGACGATGAGAGCCAGCAGGAAGGCGGCGGTGATCTCCCAGTTCTGCCCGTGGCGGAACCACCCCATGAATATCTGCGCACGGCTGTGGCAGCGCTTCTCCAGCTGGTGCCACAAGGGCTTGAGGTAGTTCCTATCCAGGTCGTCGACGTCGATGACCACCCCCTTGCAGAGGCCAGCGAAGTCTTTAGAGAGCTGCTCATCGTTGCCCAGGAAGTGGTCGACGATCCCTGCCCGCCGCAGGAGCTGGACGTCCTCCGCCGTGCAGGCCAGCTGCGATATGAAAAGGCAGTAGGCCGTGACGGGCCTCCGGTGTGCCTTGTCTTCCAGGGCCATCAGGTTGCGCAGGATCGTGCACGTGTTGCTGTCGACACGCAGGCGAGGGATCCACAGCGTGCCTCGTTCAAGCTGCACATCCAGGACTGAAGACTCCACATCGTCCTGGAAGTCCCGGCGCATGAGCCGCACGTTGGCGTACCTGCGGTACTCCGCCGCCCGGCGCCACCGGCCCGTCACCATCCTGCCGCACATGGCCGTCCTGTCGGTCGGCAGCAGCGCCGGGCGGAAGtaggcgtgcacgagatgcagcAGGTGAGAGCACGTCGGCGGCGGTGGCCGTGGCTTCCTGCTGATGAAGAGCTGCTGCTGCAGCAGCTCCTGGATGGGCATGGCTATGTAGTCGAGGACGGAGGTGGTGCTTCCCGTGACACGTTCGTGGATACCCTGGAGCAGTAATAAAGGGATCTGGTTCTCGACAAGGAACACCGTGTCGCGTACCAAGGTGTTGCGGCTGACCGgccgttcatcatcatcatcagccaGAGCCGGAGGAACGCGGTTGCCGGACACGTAGTCGACGAAGAAAAGGAGCAGATAGCACGTGTCGTGCAGCAGCATGCTCGACGACTTCTCTGGCGTCATGTCGCCGAACCCATCGCCGGAGGGGTAGCACTCCCTAGCCAAGGGCTCCAGCTTCTCCATCACGCCCGTGAGACCACCTTCTGTATGCTCCTCGGACAGGCTCTGCAGGAAGCTAGTAGAGCTCTTCTTCGTTTTCTCGATCCATGGAGATGAACGGCTGCGGTGGTAAGGGCCGATTGGTACATAGTGCGGCGTGTAGCTGTCGTCTTCGTCGTCCACCACGACGCGGCGGAGTTGCTGCCGGACCCTGGATATGCGGACACCTGCTTCTTTTTGCCAGGGCATTTTCTCGTCCCTCCCTGTGGGCGTCGGACTCGGCATTTCAGAATGCTGCATCTGCCTGCAAGAATAATCAACTAGTTATGCAATGAGTTTGTTTATTCCTACTATTTCTGTCTTTattttcaaagttctgactctgcatTTCTGTCCTTTTTTTGAAGTTCTCGTATGTACTTTTTGTTAATGCACTATATTTGGATGCTATGATCCGGCCACCTTGTCCTTTGCGGTGTTTTTTTTTACAGTAGATCACTTTGCGGTGCATTTAGATACTATATTAAAAAAAACTTATGGGAGATCTATTTGCTCATCAATCTGTCTTTTCGAAATTCAAAGCAGCTTTCTTAATTTCCCCATCTATTCTTTTGCGATTTCATCTGCTCTGACATCTCTGTTGGAGCCGTATCGAGCTGACCGGCCTCGGAGTGTGAGTAAGGGGCCTTCTCCCTTCCCTGGCGTACCATCGCCTCTCGTTGTAGCTTTCGGTCTTGTTCTCGCTTTTTTCATGGGATATATCATATGATGAATGCATGCTATCTTGATTCACTTGCCTCCTTCGTCAGCTAGGGAGCTCCACCCCAACCACAGGGACGACACTTCATTCGGACAAGTAAAGAAGGAATTGGATTAATGGTActtcctccgtttcaaaaaatttATTCTGAAACCTTGATAAGAATTATGGAACCAAGGGACTAAATGACAATGCTAGAAGTAAGCTTTGGGGATGTATAGGTGTTCTTTTTATATAAATAGGCGCTTCAGAGAAAATAAAAAATAATCCTTTTAGGGACACATAAGAAGGAAAACTTAATGCGAAACTAAGTGTATATGTCGACTCCTAGCTGAGAAATAGACATTTACGGAATGAATGATAATGAAACCAAGTAATGCACACCACCAAGTTAACAATACAAATACATTCTTGTTAATGATTGGACAATTGCCAGCCTCACCTAATCCATGTTGTGAAAGCAGACGAATCGACTTGAATGGTGAGAGCTTTGCAGTCGTTCGTGCCCCCTCCATTCAGAATTACTTCGCGTTCTAAATTTAGTCAAAGCCAAAATTATGAAGTTTAACCAACAATAAAATACAAAATATCAACATTCATAATATCAGATGCATATAATCTGAAAATATACATTTCGACGGTTCTAGTACAATCAATTTCATATTGTAGATATTGTTTTTTCTATATATTAAATCAAACTTTATAAAGTTTTACTATAATTAAACCCAGAAGGTgaggtaaatttttttttttaaacgaGAGAAGGTGTTGTGAACATAGGGTCCTGCATCTGTATCTGAGGATTAATCAGTGGATGGAATCACCAACGGAGTCCTGCTATCAATCCGTTTGTGGGCCGCATCACATCGAATGCAGCGCACCACCGGATGTTGGATCGTACAAGGATCATACCAGGAACTGTCATATCACAGATTCATATAGGTGCAAACAGTTCTGTTACGAGCGATGTGCGTCTGCTGCTAACTAGTTTGCTGACGATGGCATGCAGGCAAGCTTAAGCTCGATTTAAAAATTAATCAATTGCAAACACGATGCAGACAAGCCTTTTTGCGCCGTGTGCATTTGTCCTATAGAAAGAGCAAATTTATGCAAGCAAAGAAGTTTCATGTTGACATTATCACACTAATTTCTTAAAAAATGTATGTCCCAAACCACTATCCATTGCTGATCCGCTTATACTGCTAAGTTCGTCCTGACGAGGGTTAAAAATTAGCTCATATGTTGCTATATCTCAATTGAATTTATTTGTAGCACCATTACATGTTAATAATACTTCCTCCGTCTCAttaaaagtgtctgagatttatccaaatttaaatgtatctagacacaaaaaatatatagatatatccaaattttgaTCAATCTTAGATAATTTTGGTGGGAAGGAGGGGGTACCATGTCAGATCAATAGCAAACAGTTACAAAGATAATAGTGCATAGTTACGGGATGACTTTCTACATGTTTTAGGCATTGCAATGTTATGCGGAGTTAGAGTGTGTATTCAAGTGGTGTACCGGTGTAGATTGACGTTCAAGTGTTTCCAATCAGTAAGGCGTGGTATGATGGTAGTGTGTATTTACGTTGTTGGCAACCAAACTATTATGATCTTGTAGCTAAGTTGTATATAGTTTGGCGCATTTTTTATTGAAAAAAGTTGTAGAATTATGTCAACATTAAATCTAGTTTTGAAACTCTCCCCATGAATAAGCCAACGGCAAAAAATGTATTGTCAATCAGGTTAAGGTTTCCAACTTAGATGGTTCCATCattttttcaataaaaagaaTTTTATTACTCCATATTTAAAAAGGTTTACGTATTACAACCGGTCTCTGCACAACTATGATGGTTTGATCATTTGCATGCATGAGAAGAGAGAAGCGTGAGATGCTTGATTATGTGAGACACCGCAAGGAAAAATGTCCCATTCAAAATTGTATGTTTTGCCAATGAGTATGGAATTCTTTTTTCCACATATCGGCAAGGATTATTATCTCCATCACATACACAAAAAAGGGAAAACAAGATACCAAAATAAATAACCATGAGAAACGAATCTAAGGGCTATCACAGGCCCATGGTGGAACTTCCGCTTCTCAGTCGAGTCATAGCAAATGAAATCCCAAGCAGGCTAGTATAAATATGGCTTACCTCGCGCCATTGGACAGGACAACCCAGAGCTGAACGCTATCCCCGGCCCCTTCCTTCGTATCTGTTATCGTTGCGACGTTAGCAAAAACCGATCTACTCCTATATAGCGGAACCTCAAGTGGGATCGCGAGGAGAACGAATCTCACACTCTGTCTCGATTGCAGGACAGAGCTCGTGGCACGCCACAACGCGACACCAGCAGCACGCTACGTCGGGACGAAGCAGCGCACCTTAACCCAGCGTGATCAACGGATCGGCACGCACCCACGATGCCACTAGACAAGCTTCAGACGGCCGACAGCGAAAAAAACTAGAGTTTACGGCCAGTGAGCAGTGCACAAAAACTTGTGCACTCTTGTATTAACCTTTGTCCTGATGTGTGTCCAACGTGCATTCAGGCCAGTCTCAAACGGTCAAACGGATAGGCATGTGCAGGCTATTTATAATACCATGCGTCTCAAAATAAGTGTCACAAgttttttttaaatatagatgtatttataattaaaatatgtctagaactcTAGATACATCTGTATATAGATAAAAACGAGACACTTATTTTAGAAGGGAGGTAGTACGAGTTCTTGCTATGAGACAGACGCGCACGAATCCTAGAGCTTTCCGCTTCAATGATTGATGTAGTGCTGATTAAAACAATTATCAACTTGGACAAAAAAAACTTGGACGTTGCAATTTTTGCTtcgtaaaaagaaaaaaaaaatgatcTGAGAAGAGTTTCAAAGGTTCAAATTTTATTAGATTTTGTTATTTTGCATGTTTGACTATATTCAGAAGTTATTTTATTTTAAGAAAAAATATTGAATTTTTTAAAATAGATCACTGAACCTAGGGAGAGAAGGAGAGTTTTCCCACAAAAAGATGCTAATTTGGGTGAATATGGAGAAAATGCGTTGAAACGTTGTTCATGCATACATGCAGTGGGAGGGAAGTTTTTTTGATTTTGCTGTCAACATGGTGTGCGGGAGCGACAGTGTGAAAACCCAAGGCTATGTGTCCGAAATACCAGTATGTGCTACGCCCCGACTCCTCATTGTAGGCCCAACGAATTGCTGGTTTCCAACCGTGGGTAGAGTGAAATTTTACATGATCAGTCTGCCGTGCTACATAATTTGAACTGATACCAATGGTACATCCATGTACGTACGTACTGTTACATATTTACAGGATTGTGACCGTTTTGGACGCAGATATAAATCCAAAAAATCTTGCAGCGGAAACATCATGAACAGCTCTGAGCTCTAGCTAACGTGTTTTAACCCTACGTGTAGCTGACTCGGAAAATGGCATAATTCGCATAGGCATCATTGTATCTATCTTCTATGCTCTATTTTTTTCCTCGCTGACCAAGTTAATTAGCTGGGCAAGTAGAGTACATCTGAATGTAATCACAAAACATCTACAAAATGGTGTAGGAGAATATCCACGAGCCTACTAAATCAAGGAAAGGCCCAGAAAGCTGAATCTCTCTTGTAGATATATGGCATAAGATAATTTGAAAATGTGTTTGATAAACGATTTAGGAAAACCATCTTTTTGTAGCAACTAGATCATAATCATGATggtctatgtcaatcatgaacatAATCACTTGACCATATCATACTTGTGATACGATTCCCGAAAATCCTATTTATTCTTCCTTCGAAAACCAAACTGAACACATGTTATGATGTTAAGTATGACCAACCTAAATCATTGTAACTATGGGTGTGgctatttgaatagtttgaaacttCGTAGAGGTTATACACTTGATCCACAAGATTTTGAAAGCTCGTCGTCTCAGCCACGCCCCGTCATACCGTGTTTATGCGAAGTTGAGTAATGAGTCGAAACTTACCTGTCACTTGGTCACCCTAATATGGCCCAACCCAATGAGAGGTTCCTTCAAACCGGGACATCAATTTGTAGACCGGCCAGAAGGTAAGCCACCTCCGCTACGTACGGCAGATTTTGTGGCATCACATTTTTAATGAGGGGTTGATTGTTGTGCCTAGTGCAACATGAAAATGCCCATTTGATCGGTCCCTATGATGGAGGGTGTCCTAGTTCAATAGTCGGCTGCTTCAAACTCTCCAGTCGATGGAAAATGGTTTCCACGGTCGTCTCAGGGTGGGCCAATACAACACTAGTAGGACATTGCTTATATGTAGACTTATGTCGGTGGTGTAGCAGCTCCTCCACATGCCACGGGTATTACCGGTGGTGTGGCAACATTTGGTGACCACAGACATTGACGTACCAGTGACATGGCCTCACCTTTTATGGCTCCATCATATATGTAATTCATCTATGTCAAGTATAAAAGAATTGCGAGCACAACATATATTAGGTTGCAACGGTATTTAGAGATGCAGCCTAGTGACAATATAGGCACCGTGGAGTGACAGTAGCACCACATCTCTTGATACACATGTATCTAGAGATAATAGAGAACAAGGACTTGCGGTCAAGTGACAAAATTGGCACGCTAAGTTGTATAGCACCCATATGGTATTTCTCTTTTCAACTTCATGTTTTATGACATGctcacactagtaggaaaatcctTATAGAGATCAGAATATTAATGGTAACACACTAACACGCTGTTATTAATAATATACTAGTAGAGCAGCATGGTATTTAAAGTTGTGGCAGACTATGAAATGTGAATTTGGCATGGCTAGATCGCATGATGACAATAATGTGTTGTAGCGTTCCCAATGTTTGATAGGCTTGTTGAAGGTCATGCCCATGCGATAAAGTATGAGATCAATAGCCTGGCTGATGACATTTATTCTCCAGGGGCAGCATTTGTGAAAGGGGcgtgctgagcgtcccccgggggatcaaatccCTGATCCCCCGGGTTGCTAGCCGTACGATTTGTCCATCGTATCCATTGATTCCCAGTCAATCTTTCCCGCAAAagaataaaaaatagaaaaacaaaacTACAAGTGAGATTTGACAGCGCCATCCTCACATGGCTCTGAGTCTCGGACCGCTCGCACCAGAACACCGTCGCCGGGATTCCCCGCCGCCGACGGTCCTCCATCATTCCGTCGCCGGAGAGCCCCATGGTGGCGCCACCGGAGAAGCCGTCGTGAGATCGCCGGTGCAGCTGCCCTCCTCGCGTTGCGACCCGTCCTCGGCGCTCTGCCTCCCCCAATATGTGCACGCCGGCGTTGCTCCTCCGTCGGCCACGGCAATGCCCGATGGTAGCAACTTCGGTGGCTGCCGGCAGCAACGCCTGTAACTGCATGTAGCAGCACCCGTCGCCCATGGTAGCAAGGCCGCCAGTCCATGGTAGCAACTCCGATGGCTGGCGGTAGCAACGCCGCTTGCTCCATGTAGCAGCGGCCGTCGCCCATGGTAGCAACTCCGGTGGTCGCCGGTAGCAACGCCGCTAGCTCCATGTAGCAGCGGCCGTCGCCCATGGTAGCAACTCCGGTGGTCACCGGCGCCAGCTCCATGTAGCAGCACCCGTAGGTCATGGTAGCAAGGCCGACCGTCCATGGTAGCAACTCTGGTGGCCGCCGGCAGCAACGCCGCTAGCGCCATGTAGCAGCACCCGTCGTCCATGGTAGCAAGGCCGCTGGCAACTCCGGTGGCCGCCGTCAGCGCCATGTAGCAGCGTCCTTCGCCCATGGTAGCTACAAAGTGTATCCCTGGTAGCAAACCTGCATGCAGCCCACCGCTCGCATGTGCAGCTATTCCAATGGCGGCGACGGCCTCCGCGAGTTGTGCGCGGGGGGCTGGTGTACCCGAGGAAGGAGCACGTCGGCGTGGATGTGAAGAGCGCGGCAGCGACCTGGTCCCCTTCGCCGGCCCCGCGCCGACCGCACCATCTCGCGCCACCACATGGTGCTCCGCCTCGTAGGCTGCGGGGAGCCCAGGGTCGAGGCGTGCGAGCTCCTAGCGGCGCGGAGGGCGAGGTCCTGATGTGGATGTAGGCGAGCTCCGGCGTGGAGGACGGCCGTCTCAGCCGGGAGGCGAGGCGAGCttttggaggtggaggtggagatggacTGTGCTGAGAGGCGGAGGAGCGGACGCGACCAAGAGAAAAGGAGGAAAGGGAAAAACTGTTCGGTGAAGAACGCCAGGGAAGAGATAAGATTGTATGTGGGGCCCATacgcgtggacgcgtggcgcgctGCCAGTCCGGAGGATGCAACGCCCGATCCCCCGGGGGAAGGCAAGCGTTTTCCAAGGGGAAAACTGTTCGGTGAAGAACGCCAGGGAAGAGATAAGATTGTATGTGGGGCCCATacgcgtggacgcgtggcgcgctGCCAGTCCGGAGGATGCAACGCCCGATCCCCCGGGGGAAGGCAAGCGTTTTCCTTTGTGAAAACAAACAATCTTCAAACATTTTACTGAGAAAAAGGCGGCAACGTATCCTATGCATCTGAGGGAGTTATGTATCCGTGCATCCGCTCGTCCTCGACCACCAGATCCAAATCGCGTGGGCAACATTGAAACCATGGTTATTTTGTGTTTACACGCCCGCCTAGACACTTAAGTCAATGTAATTTTTAAGTAAACCCCTTAAACTTATTCTTCGTTGATAGATTGAAATCATGTAACAGATGAGATCAGGTTGGGCGCCGGCGGTGACTACAAACGCGACGGTCCGGCGTGCAATCACAAACGTGGAGACCCTGCAGTTTTCATAATCACGTTTTCCCATGCGATTGAGCACACAGAAGTGGGATCAGAGGATAACTAGTGCGCCTGATTAGCTCTGGAGTCTGGATAGCACGGCGGTTGCATGCATCAATGCATGTTACGATTCCTTTTGGAGCTGTTGGTGATTGTCGCTGGCCTCCGCGCAGTGTGGTCGCCACCGGACGCCGGTGCCTACCGCGCAGTGTGGTCGCCACCGGACGCCGGTGCCTACCGCGCAGTGTGGTCGCCGCCGGTGCCTGCCGTGTTGCCGCCACCCGTCGCCGTGCTGTATTGCCGAAACCAGTATCGTCTGTACGTTGGTGatcgcacgcccgccgccgcgttTTGTATTCGCCGGTTCCGCCGCCGCGTTTTGTATTCGCCGGTTCCGCCGCCAGCATACAGCCTGATCTGATCGATCTGTTCCGTGAAGGGGTTTTTTACTCAAAAATTTCATTGACCGAGAGGAGGAGGCGGGCATGTAAACACAAAATAAACACGGCCTCGGTGCTGCCCATGCGATTTGGATCTGATGGTGGAGGACGAGCGGATGCAGGGATACATAACTCTCTCGGATGCATAGGATACGTTGCCGAAAAAGGCATGCTGTAAAGAAAGATGTAGAGTGCTTCAAGCTCTATTTGCTTTTACTGAGAACGCACGCTGTAAAGAAAGATGTAGAACAAGCATTTTATGTACTTCATGCTCTATTTGCTATTATCATGAGCTACCATTACCAAACTTTTTTAGGTTGTTTCATATCCACGCAATAAAAATTGGTTTGACCGAAAGACAACCCGTAAAATTTACCGGTGCCACAACCTTAACGTTGATTCATATTTCCAAATTCGTTGTCGTGTGCACAACTTCTATGAAACATTGTTGTTTTATGAAACGGCTCTGGTAAATAAACATTCCACCATATTGGACACTTCAGAGATCAGCAACGGAAGTGCATACATCCTAAGAAATGCAAAGCTGAATTACCCTAGAGAAATAGGTACGGCCATAC
This Lolium perenne isolate Kyuss_39 chromosome 1, Kyuss_2.0, whole genome shotgun sequence DNA region includes the following protein-coding sequences:
- the LOC127324731 gene encoding UPF0481 protein At3g47200, with product MAREREVILNGGGTNDCKALTIQVDSSAFTTWIRQMQHSEMPSPTPTGRDEKMPWQKEAGVRISRVRQQLRRVVVDDEDDSYTPHYVPIGPYHRSRSSPWIEKTKKSSTSFLQSLSEEHTEGGLTGVMEKLEPLARECYPSGDGFGDMTPEKSSSMLLHDTCYLLLFFVDYVSGNRVPPALADDDDERPVSRNTLVRDTVFLVENQIPLLLLQGIHERVTGSTTSVLDYIAMPIQELLQQQLFISRKPRPPPPTCSHLLHLVHAYFRPALLPTDRTAMCGRMVTGRWRRAAEYRRYANVRLMRRDFQDDVESSVLDVQLERGTLWIPRLRVDSNTCTILRNLMALEDKAHRRPVTAYCLFISQLACTAEDVQLLRRAGIVDHFLGNDEQLSKDFAGLCKGVVIDVDDLDRNYLKPLWHQLEKRCHSRAQIFMGWFRHGQNWEITAAFLLALIVIACQVTQTFYAVARGGH